The genomic stretch CTGCAAGGGCCTGCCAAGGAGATCCTGCCTGCTACACAGAGGCAGGTGGATATTTCTAATAAGTTTTGGGTAGACATTGGGTATTTAGAAGAGCCTGTGATACCTGGGCagtatgcatttaagagagatcACTGATAGCTGGGAGGGAGGTAAGATTTGGAAAGCAGTGTGCAATCATTCAAGCAGGAGGTTATAGGGTTTGAACCAGGTTTTAGAGGAAGGATAGAGGCAAGAAATAGACAAGGCAAAACCAGCAAAAAAAATTTGCCAATTGGTTGTATCTGGGGGTCAAAAGAAAAGAGGAGCTTGGAATTGATCCCAGGGTTACTTGACTAACCCTGTCACTTGCCTTGTCATTAACTGACATAAAACACAGtaggtctgggagaaggtgagtGCAGTTTGGGGAGTTTTACAATTATGTCAAGGCTAGACCTCTAGGATGGACTATTATTAAAGAGGTgaggaaaaacagaatatttagaaaaataaaattaagaaaaagtaagAGAACTAAATAGTAGGAAAACCAGCTGTGTAGCAAACCGCCTTGAAACATGGTGGCATAAAACTCCCACCATTTTATTATGCCTGTGGATTCTGTGGGTTAGGAATTTAGCCAGGACTGGCTGATCTCTGGTCCACAATGGCCAGGTCTTTGGCTGGGAAGAGTCAATGGATGGGAGCTGGGAATGGCATGGAGCGTTCTTCACTCACGTCTTGGGCCATGATGGGGGTGGTTGGAGGAGAGCGCTCAGCATTGTAGACTGTTGGGCACCATCTCTGGCCTCTACCAATCAGTCACCAGGAGCAACACTTCCTCCTCCAGCCATGACTGCAAAAAATACCTTCCTggcattgccaaatgtctcctgtGGGACAAAGTTACCCCCTCTGGAGGGACTAGTGGACTACATGAGCCTGCAACTCAGCCACGACAAGAGAGAGATTTCCAATCATCAGCCCACAGGTGATTGTTTCAGCCATTGCAGTATCTGAGATGTCTCAGGGTGTGTTGGAGTGAGAAGATCAGTGGGTCAGGTTTAGACCTCTAGGATGACCATTATTAAAGAggtgaggaaaaaaagaatattaagaaaaataaaattaagaaaggaaataaacagtAGGAAAACCAAGAAAATCAGGAGTAAGTGGTACCATGGCTATTGCTAGTAACTGCCCAGCTCCTTATCTCCACTCTCTTCTTAGCCAGCCCCACCTCCTTAGCTATAACGATGGTCTTTGAATTACACAAACCAGGGCAAGTGGCCATTCCCTGTGGTTTCATATTCTGAAGCTTGGTGCAAGATGTTTATTTCCCCTTGGTCCTGGTACTGGAATGACGTAAACCCGTAAGTGCCTATGGCATGTTCCCTGTCGCACGGCAAAGGCTCAGCTGGTATACCAGAAGTTGATAATGACCATCTGTGCCTCTCACTCAGAGATGCTCTTTGGGGAAGGTGATAGGAGTTTCCTCATACTTGAGGGGGATCTCGGTCTCCTAAGACACCTTATATTTCTCAGAGTTTTTTTAGACTTTCAATTGTCATTTAACATTTCTCTGTAGAACCAAAGATGAACAGGGAAGCTGCACCAAAAGTAGCCCTTTCATGCTGTCTTGCTATTGTATTCTGAGCTGGATAAACTGTAAAACTGCCAAACATACACCCATATACACACAACCTGTGAGCTGTGTGAAACTTGACCAGTAGAAAGCAATCCAACCTACTGTACTAGTACAGTATGTTGAAGTTTCATTTGCAGTAGAAGAAAATGAGACCAGCAGCAGAGAGAAGCAAAGGTGAGGACTCAGAGAGAAAACACAACCTTTGCATAGCATTTCAGCCCCTTGATCCAGTTTTCCCTGAGGCCTGCTCCAAGCTTGCTCTTCCCAGTTTTGTGAATCAATCATTACTCTTAAGTTGGATATTTTTCTGTTGCAAACAAAGGTGTCTTAACAAAGAAACTGGAACCAGGAATGGAATGACAGACCTGAAATGTGGAACTTATTGAGCCAGGGTGGAGAACAGTGGAGGTACCCCTATCTTTGGCCCAGAATCCTTGTTTTATACAGAAGTGAAGCAGCTGGTTAAACTGTTACCTAGTGCATTTTGTGCCTCAGTTTATGCTCCCACCACCCTAAAGACTGGAACTTTCAAGACTTGGTAGAAAGGGGTCAGGAtattggaaggagaaatgggaagaCAAGATACCCCGGCACCCTCCCCAACGCCCCACCACTGTAGACCCTCTCTAACAAGGGTCACCATCCTTCCCCATAAGCAGCCTTGGTTGAAGGCAGCCCCTGCTTGTATCCCTTTTCTGAGAGGTACAGTAGATGATGAAATCAAGAGATCAAGATAGATGATACTAACCTAAAGCTCAAGAAGAGAATGCGACATTCCCCATACCTGTTGCTCTGGGGCTGAAACCACAACGGTGGCCCCCAGAGTCAAAGACTCCAACTTAACCAGATTTTTTAGCACATGTTACTAGCCAATAAGGCTACCGAAAATGAAATAATCAGGTCAACCCTCAAGGGTTTCTGGGAAACTGTACTGCCCCCTTGACGAACAGAGATTCGTGATTGTTCTGTTCCAAGCCCCTCTAATGGACAGCAGGTTGCTAAAGTAAGAGAGACTCCACCAGAGAAGTCTCCTGAACATCTTAGGCACAGTCGTGAAGTCAACGGATGAGGGAGGTCCCCTCGCTATGAGGGCTCTAGCATCCAGATGGCCAAAAGTGGGACTTACTCCACAGCCAACAAGCAAATAGATCTCACTATTCCTATTTTCTATTCCTGATATTCAGTGCGGAGAATATGGCTTCCTCCTCTGTAACCCATTTCTAAACGTGGTGCTGCCTGGTCTCTATTCCTTACGTACCAACTTCCTATCTCCATATGGGGACACCATTCTATCTCCAAACCTTAGGTAAGTCTTCTCCTCCTCTATCTACTTAACAATAATGCAACTGTACTGTAACAATTACATGTaacattcagaaaatgaaaaggccAAAGACCCACAGGGGCCGTTTCTCCATTTACATTCCAGAAGGGCCTGGCAAAAGACCACACCCCACCTGTTCAAAAGACTGTACTCCACTTGTCATTTCAGGTAAGTGTAAAACCAacagagacaaacaaaaaacaaaaaagagtttgtgtaacatttattattttataaatcccatCCTAATTTTGCTTTATTCTCACCTCCTCCCATTCCTTTCTTGAACATCAAActtgtttttaaacaaaatgcCGAAAATCATGTCTCTCTGGAGTTAGAACAAAAACTGTATTCTCTCTAAAAGGGGGGAAAGAAGAACCCCAAAGGTTTATTCTTTATGCAGCATTTTCAAATATACATATCAATATttactttatataaaataaaaccctTCATCCTTTGAGGTTATTGACATTTTAGAGTTCACTGACACATCTCCCATAATACAATAATTCTACTCATTTTCGTGAATGAGGTGGGAAAGATACTAAAAAAATAGGATTTCAGTCCCTGAGGTGCCAGTTCAAATGGACCAGGTTGCCACTGCCACACAAGATTTAAAAAGCAGCCTTTAAAGAATAAGCATGGATCCTGCTATCTGGATCAAAATCCCCTCCCTCTCTGGAACCATTGGGAAAACTGCATTTCCAGGGTTTCGCTTGTCCCTAACCCTCCGGCTATCATCTTACACTCTCTCCTTTGTTAAAGGAATAACCCAGGGCAGTGGAGTCTGCAGAAACGTCTGAGATCCTCAGAAAACAGGAGGAAACCACAGTCCCGTCGCTCTCCCCTCCATCCACACTGCCTCCAGCTGGAAGGGGCGGGGATCCGACGTGGTTTTTCTACTACTCCGTCAACTCAGCCAAAACAGGAGCAAAAAGCAGCCTGCCCGGCTGGAAAACGGGCTCTCCCGCTTCTCCCCCCGTAATAAAAGGCCGGGCACGCGGCCCTGCGCGTCCGCTGCGCTCGCAGAGCGGGTTCGGGTCCCGGGGGCGCccggggggcgcggggctgggggGCCGGGGCGCTGCGCTCCTGGGCGCGGGCTAGTAGTAGCGGTTCAGGCTGCGCGTCCCGGGGCCCTCGGGCTGGCGGTTCATCCAGATCTCCCTGAGGATGCGCTCGCGCTCCTCCAGCCGCTGCGCGCGCTCCAGCTCCTCGGCCGAGGGGAAGACGTTCTTGTTCAAGGTCCGCTCGAAGCGCCGGTGCCGCCGCGCCGACAGGTCGGACGCGCTGTCGGAGCCGCCGTCCTCGCTGTCGCTGCCGTCGCTGCCGCCCTCGCCCGCCTGCGGGGACCGCGGCCCCGGGCGCCGCCGGCAGTCGGGGTGGCACGAGACCCTCACCACCAGCGCGGCCAGCGTCAGCACCAGCCCGACGCACACGCCCGAGACGAAGTACAGCGCCGCTCGCTCCGGGTTTTCTGGAGGGGGACGGGGAAGAAGAGAGCATTTGAGAGACGCCCGCGCAGCGCCCGTCACGCCCCGCTCGCCAGGACCCCCCGCCTTGCGGGGTACGGGTAGTGCCCTCGCTGCAGACGGGTTTCATAATGCATTCAAAATACAGTGACTGGGGAGGCGggtgtggctcgagcagttgagcgcccgcctaccacatggggggggcggggcggagatCCCGTTCAGTTCTGGTGCTTCCCAGAGAAGAGAAGGCAGCAAGCACAAACgacggggtgggggagaaataaataagtaaaataaaaaaatgctttttaaaaaagaatgaaaatgatacAGTGACTGACAGATGGTGAATCCAGGGTTCTTTTACTACTTTTggggctttaatt from Dasypus novemcinctus isolate mDasNov1 chromosome 17, mDasNov1.1.hap2, whole genome shotgun sequence encodes the following:
- the EVA1A gene encoding protein eva-1 homolog A isoform X1; translated protein: MALLSNILAAYFFVSENPERAALYFVSGVCVGLVLTLAALVVRVSCHPDCRRRPGPRSPQAGEGGSDGSDSEDGGSDSASDLSARRHRRFERTLNKNVFPSAEELERAQRLEERERILREIWMNRQPEGPGTRSLNRYY
- the EVA1A gene encoding protein eva-1 homolog A isoform X2, which codes for MSIPFDLPVLFLENPERAALYFVSGVCVGLVLTLAALVVRVSCHPDCRRRPGPRSPQAGEGGSDGSDSEDGGSDSASDLSARRHRRFERTLNKNVFPSAEELERAQRLEERERILREIWMNRQPEGPGTRSLNRYY